A window from Pseudooceanicola algae encodes these proteins:
- the ade gene encoding adenine deaminase produces the protein MQSRSLSQMISQGHGDQPADLVLRGGRVLDVVTGALLDGDVAICGGRIVGIMAGYEGTEVIDVTGKILVPGFIDTHLHIESSMVTPHEFDRCVGPRGVTTAICDPHEIANVIGVPGIEYFLSCASETVMDIRVNLSSCVPSSHMETAGARIEAEDLKPLMGHPQGIGLAEFMNYPGVIFQDPGCMAKLELFRGQHIDGHCPQLVGKGLNAYISAGIRTEHEATTAEEAREKLQKGMRVLIREGSVSKDMVALQPLLTDLTSAYMCLCTDDRNPLDIGEHGHLDFMIRELIAMGCPATAVYRAASLSAAEAFGLKDRGQIAPGKRADIVVLDDLATCHAELVMCGGVVSGEAAFAARNITPPVGRNSVKAPVVSAASFRTAANREETDVIGILEGKIITEHLKEEIPIVDGDKRPDPARDLVKIAVVERHGINGNIASGFVKGFGLKRGAIASTVCHDHHNIACVGVDYDDMALAANRLGEIEGGFVVVEGGKVRAELPLPVAGLMSMEPFEVVHEALIHLRAAARTLNVTLEEPFLQLAFLALPVIPALKITDRGMVDVVKFEIIS, from the coding sequence ATGCAGTCAAGATCCCTATCCCAGATGATTTCGCAGGGGCATGGCGATCAACCCGCCGACCTCGTGCTGCGCGGAGGGCGGGTGCTCGACGTGGTGACAGGCGCGCTGCTGGACGGCGACGTGGCGATCTGTGGGGGCCGGATCGTCGGCATCATGGCGGGTTACGAGGGCACCGAGGTGATCGACGTGACCGGCAAGATCCTGGTGCCGGGCTTCATCGACACGCATCTGCATATCGAAAGCTCGATGGTCACGCCGCATGAATTCGACCGCTGCGTCGGCCCGCGCGGCGTCACCACCGCGATCTGCGACCCGCATGAGATCGCCAATGTAATCGGTGTGCCGGGGATCGAATATTTCCTGTCCTGTGCCTCGGAAACGGTGATGGACATCCGGGTCAACCTCTCCTCCTGCGTGCCCTCCAGCCACATGGAAACCGCCGGCGCCCGGATCGAGGCCGAGGATCTGAAACCCCTGATGGGTCACCCTCAGGGTATCGGCCTGGCCGAGTTCATGAATTACCCCGGCGTGATCTTCCAGGACCCCGGCTGCATGGCCAAGCTGGAGCTGTTTCGCGGTCAGCACATCGACGGCCACTGCCCGCAACTGGTCGGCAAGGGGCTGAACGCCTATATCAGCGCCGGTATCCGCACCGAACACGAGGCCACGACCGCCGAGGAGGCGCGCGAAAAGCTGCAAAAAGGCATGCGGGTGCTGATCCGCGAAGGCTCGGTCTCAAAGGACATGGTGGCCTTGCAGCCGCTGCTGACCGATCTGACCAGTGCCTACATGTGCCTGTGCACGGACGACCGCAACCCGCTGGATATCGGCGAACACGGCCACCTTGATTTCATGATCCGGGAGTTGATCGCCATGGGCTGCCCCGCGACGGCTGTCTACCGCGCCGCCAGCCTCTCGGCGGCCGAAGCCTTCGGCCTCAAGGATCGCGGCCAGATTGCACCGGGCAAGCGGGCCGATATCGTGGTGCTTGACGATCTGGCGACCTGCCATGCCGAACTGGTGATGTGCGGCGGGGTCGTCAGCGGCGAGGCGGCCTTTGCCGCCCGCAATATCACTCCGCCGGTGGGGCGCAACTCGGTCAAGGCGCCGGTGGTAAGCGCGGCCAGTTTCCGCACTGCGGCCAACCGCGAGGAAACCGACGTGATCGGCATCCTCGAGGGCAAGATCATCACCGAACACCTGAAGGAGGAAATCCCGATCGTCGACGGCGACAAGCGACCCGACCCGGCGCGCGACCTGGTGAAGATCGCCGTGGTCGAACGCCATGGCATCAACGGCAATATCGCGTCCGGCTTCGTGAAGGGCTTCGGGCTGAAACGCGGGGCCATCGCCTCGACCGTCTGTCATGATCACCACAACATCGCCTGCGTCGGCGTGGACTACGACGACATGGCGCTGGCCGCGAACCGGCTGGGCGAGATCGAAGGCGGTTTCGTCGTGGTCGAGGGCGGCAAGGTGCGCGCCGAACTGCCCCTGCCGGTCGCCGGCTTGATGAGCATGGAACCCTTCGAGGTCGTGCACGAGGCGCTGATCCATCTGCGCGCCGCAGCCAGGACCCTGAATGTCACACTGGAAGAGCCCTTCCTGCAACTTGCCTTCCTTGCCCTGCCGGTGATCCCTGCGTTGAAGATCACCGATCGGGGAATGGTCGACGTGGTGAAATTCGAAATCATCTCCTGA